One window from the genome of Puniceicoccus vermicola encodes:
- a CDS encoding glycosyltransferase family 2 protein, translating to MARVTILLPVRNGAQTLEAAVESILQQTFKDWRLLIVDDHSTDRTRKLAEGFSAEDRRILSIQAVGRGIVAALNEGLARVSSPFVARMDVDDYCHPERLRWQCEFLEENPEIGVVSCRTWQDGGGRGYQRYMDWTNSILSVEEHFQNRFVESPVAHPSVVFRREIPDRFGGYRAGDFPEDYEMWLRWMDQGVRFQKIPEFLLEWRDSEKRLSRSDPRYRPEAFYEIKSHFLGRWLEREIPADRPLWLWGAGRVTRRRFRSLEDSGHRFAGFLDIDPKKIGQTLDGRPVEDPRDLAEDSDRFLLFGVGARGARERATQFLESRGYRIGKDFLAVA from the coding sequence ATGGCGAGAGTTACCATCCTCCTTCCTGTGCGCAATGGAGCGCAGACTCTGGAGGCAGCGGTGGAGTCGATCCTCCAGCAGACCTTCAAGGATTGGCGGCTATTGATCGTCGACGATCATTCGACCGACAGGACCCGGAAGTTGGCTGAGGGTTTCTCCGCCGAGGATCGTCGGATTTTGTCGATTCAGGCGGTGGGCCGAGGAATCGTCGCGGCGTTGAACGAAGGGCTCGCGAGGGTATCCAGTCCATTCGTGGCTCGGATGGACGTCGATGACTATTGTCATCCAGAGCGATTGCGGTGGCAGTGCGAGTTTTTGGAGGAGAATCCTGAGATCGGAGTGGTCTCCTGCCGGACCTGGCAGGATGGTGGTGGCCGGGGATATCAGCGCTACATGGATTGGACCAATTCGATTCTCTCGGTGGAGGAGCATTTCCAGAATCGGTTCGTAGAGTCTCCGGTGGCGCATCCGAGTGTCGTCTTTCGACGCGAAATTCCTGACCGCTTTGGGGGCTATCGTGCAGGTGATTTTCCGGAGGACTATGAGATGTGGCTCCGGTGGATGGACCAAGGCGTTCGATTTCAGAAAATCCCGGAATTCCTTCTGGAGTGGAGGGATTCGGAGAAGCGGCTCTCACGGTCTGATCCCCGCTACCGGCCGGAAGCGTTTTATGAAATCAAGAGTCACTTTCTCGGTCGTTGGTTGGAGCGGGAGATCCCTGCGGATCGTCCTCTTTGGCTCTGGGGAGCAGGCCGAGTAACCCGGCGTCGATTTCGGTCTTTGGAGGACAGTGGACATCGTTTCGCCGGATTCCTCGACATTGACCCGAAAAAGATCGGTCAGACGCTGGACGGGCGACCGGTGGAGGATCCGCGAGATCTCGCAGAGGACTCTGATCGATTTCTATTGTTCGGAGTGGGCGCGAGGGGCGCACGCGAGCGAGCCACCCAGTTTCTGGAAAGCCGGGGCTATCGGATCGGGAAGGATTTCTTGGCAGTGGCCTAG
- a CDS encoding CBS domain-containing protein, producing MPQNNTPITKLLNRKSSDVYSTSPDQSVFEAVAEMNRHRVGSLVVLEEQKLVGIFTERDVLTRVVAKTLDPQTTRIADVMTPDPQFLHTTDTIATAMQKMTEKRTRHLPVFDTVDCLVGLISIGDVTRWQMEEHQVEAEHLKNYVFGEYSA from the coding sequence ATGCCTCAAAACAACACCCCTATTACCAAACTCCTCAATCGCAAATCCTCGGACGTTTACTCCACTTCCCCCGATCAATCCGTGTTCGAAGCCGTCGCTGAGATGAACCGCCATCGTGTGGGCAGCCTCGTGGTCTTGGAGGAACAAAAACTGGTCGGGATCTTCACCGAACGTGACGTTCTGACCCGGGTTGTCGCCAAAACCCTGGATCCTCAAACGACTCGGATTGCCGACGTGATGACCCCCGATCCGCAGTTCCTTCACACCACGGATACCATCGCCACGGCCATGCAGAAAATGACCGAGAAGCGCACCCGACACCTCCCGGTCTTCGATACGGTGGATTGCCTCGTCGGGCTCATCTCGATAGGGGATGTCACTCGCTGGCAAATGGAAGAGCATCAAGTCGAAGCCGAGCATCTGAAAAACTACGTTTTCGGAGAGTATTCGGCCTAG